One Actinomycetes bacterium genomic window, TCCACGAACACGCACTCGCCGTCGACTGCGGCGTCGGTGGAGTTGAAGTCGTTGGCCAGCTCGGTGAGCAGCTCGATCTTCTCGGAGCTCACGGCGGCATCCACCAGGATGCAGTTGCCCGCATCACCGGTCACTGCGGAGTCACCCGCACCGCTGGCGCTGAAGGGATCGTCGTCAGAGCCGCCGCATGCCGCCACGATGAGCGCCACGACCCCCACGAAACCGATGATCCAACCGATGCGTCGATTCATGCCTGTTCCCATCTGCTGTTGACCGCTGACATCACCGCTGGTGCCGGTAGTCCCGTGGAGTCCGCGGGGCCACTGCGCCAGCCCGAACCCTCGAGGGCTGAGCGGACGGTGCCGATGCCCCCGAGTCTGCCCAGAGCCGACTCCACCAGAGCGTCGGATCCCGCCCAGAGACTCACCTCGGCCATCGCCACGGGTTCTGCGATGGTGGTCGACAGCTCATCGGCCGCGGCTGCGGTCTCGAGTTGGCTGATCGCCTCGGCCTCGAGCGCTCCGACCACGCCGAGGCTCCCCGGTACACGCAGGAACTGCGTGAGCGGAGACGTACCCGACGAGTTCTCCTTCGACTGCCGGGCGAGGTTCTCGAACCAGGGCTCGACCGCCGGGTCATCCAGGTCGTTGGTGGCATAGTCCGCTGATCCCACCCGCGAGGCGACCGCCTGGTTGACCGCCACGGTGCCGTCGCCGGCGTCTGGCTCGGGCAACGCCACTTCCAGCCGTCCCCAGGTCGGGTCACCGGCGAGGTCGGTCCATTGGCCGCCGGCTGCATCGCCGACGCAAGACCAGTTGGCGGACCCACATGCGGTGTTGATCGCAGCCATGCGGTCGTTGCGTGCAACGATCACGGCAGGGGAGTGAGCCAGCACGTCCGATCCGGCCAGTTCGGGCATTTCGGCCCCACCCGCGCCTGCGATCTCGGGCCACGGGCCCGCCGCGAGCCAGGCCAGGGAACCATCCAACACCAGTTCCCCGGTAGCCAGCGCCATCGCTGTATCGGCCTCGTCCTGCACGGTCACGGTCACCTCCGCGCCCGACTCGGCTGCCAGCTCGTTGCACGCCTCCAGCAGCGCGGGCCCGCAGACCAACTCTGTCAGCTCTCCGCCCCCGTCACCGGGGCTGCCCGCACCGTCGGATTCACTGTCGATCATCCCGCGCACCAGGACCGCGACCAGCACCATCATCACAGCACCCAGAACCGCGACGAACCGTTTCACCTGGTGCCTTCGCTCGGTGTGCTGCCTTCCGGGGGCTTGCGGCGCTGAGGTGGATCATCGATCGACTCGGCGTCGGGCGGGATGTCCTCAGGCTCCAGTGTTGTCAGTTGCTCCTCGGTCGGTGAGTCGAGCCCGGCCGCTGCCAGTCGTGCTGCGTGGCGGTTGACCGCTGCCTCATAGACGTTGCGCGCCAGTCGCGCATTGCCAAACCCCTTGTCGCGCGGAACCGAGTCGAGCAAGGCCGACAGGGCGGACTCTGCATCGTCTGAGAGGTGGTAGCGCTGCTTGTCTCCCATCAGGTTGACGATGGCGAGGAGCTCGTCGGTCGAGTAGTCGGGGAACTCGATCACGGTGGGCAGGCGGGACCGAAGTCCGGGGTTGGCAGCCAGGAAGTCATCCATTTCCGCTGGGTAGCCGGCGACGACCAGCACCACGCTGTCGCGGCGATCCTCGATGAGCTTCACAACCTGGTCGATCGCTTCCCGCCCGAAGTCGTTGGCGCCGCCCCGCACGAGTGTGTAGGCCTCATCGATGAACAGCATGCCCTCATCGGCGGCGTCGAATGCAGCGGTGACCTTCGGCGCGGTCTGGCCGACGTATCCGGCCACGAGACCCGACCGGTCGACTTCCACGAGGTGGCCCTCCTCGACCACCCCCAGGCTGGCGAACACCTGGGCGAGCAGCCGGGCGACAGTTGTCTTGCCCGTGCCCGGGTTGCCGGTGAACACGAGGTGGTGTGACGTCTCGATGGTCGGGAGGCCTCGCTCCGAGCGGAGCTGCTGCACCCGGAGGAAGTCCGCCACCAGGTGCACCCGGTCCTTCACGGCCTCGAGGCCCACCAGGTCGTCCAACTCGGCCAGGAGCTCCTCGAGGGGCCGGTCGGTCGGTTCGCTCACTGCGTGCTTGAGGCTCACCCCGGTGTCGCCGCGGCCACGCAACCCGGCCAGCAGCCGCGAACGCAGGTTGGCGATCGCCTTGAGCTCGTCGGCGGATGTGACCACATCGAGCGATGCGATCACATGGGCCACGGCCATCGTGTGCTCGTAGTAGTCATCGGCGTGGCTGGTGCCGTCGCGCGCATCGGCGTCGAGCAGCAGCTTGAACAGCTCAGTGTCGGAGTCCAGCCACTCGCGCTTCCCCTTCACGAGCGTCGATCCCCGCAGGTCCGCCGCGGTGGCACGCAGCAGGTCGGTTCCGGGCATGCGGGGCCCGAACACGTCGATCAGGGCGTCGAGCTCGTCGTCGGTGTGGCGACCGTCGGCATCGACCATGGCGGCGCTCAGATTGAAGGCCTCGTTGGTGACCTCCATCTCGAATCCGGAGTCGTCCATGGCATCGAGCGCGCCGGTGATTGCGCCGATGTACGACGCAATCACGGGTTCGAGCGCGCTGGCAACCACAGGGCGAGGCTACTTTGCAGGCTTGATGCCTCAGGTGAGCGGCGGCCGGAGGGGCTGGGGCCGCATCGGCGACGGCAAGTACCATCGAGGCCCATGAGTCCCACACCGATCCCGGAACTCGCCAGGCGCGCCAAGGCCGCGGCGAGGGAGCTCGCCAAGGCATCCACCGACGCCAAGAACGAGGCGCTGCTCACCGCTGCCGACCTGCTCGAGGAGCGCGCCGCGGACCTGATCGTGGCCAACGAGGCCGACCTCGAGGCCGCCGAGGCCAACGGTGTGGCCGCCGGCCTGGTCGACCGGCTCCGCCTCAGCACGGACCGCGTGGCGGGTATGGCCGGCGGCCTGCGCCAGGTGGCAGCCCTCGCCGACCCGGTGGGCGAGGTGCTCGAGGGCTGGGTGCGCCCCAACGGGCTCCGGATCTCTCAGGTCCGGGTGCCGCTCGGTGTGGCGGCGATCATCTACGAGAGTCGCCCCAACGTGACCTCGGACGCCTTCGGCCTGTGCCTCAAGTCGGGCAACGCGGCCTTCCTGCGGGGCTCCGCGAGTGCCATCAACTCCAACCTCGCCATCGCAGGGGTACTCCGTGAGGCTGTTGCCAAGGCAGGCCTGCCCCAGGACTCGGTGATCGTGGTCGACAACACCTCGCGCGAGGCAGCCGTGGAGTTCATGCAGCAGCGTGGCTACATCGATGTGCTGATTCCGCGGGGTGGTGCGTCGCTGATCCAGTCCATCCTCGACAACGCCACCGTGCCCTACGTGATCGACGGCGATGGCAACTGCCACGTGTACGTCGACGAGGCGGCCAATCTCGAGTCGGCCCGCTCGATCGTGGTGAACGCCAAGACCCAGCGCACATCGGTGTGCAACGCGGCGGAGTCGCTGGTCGTCAACAGCGCGGTCGCCGGCGACTTCCTCCCGGAGCTGGCCGATGCGATGCCCGACGTGGAGCTCGTGGGTGATGCCCGCGCCCGCTCACTCGTGCCCACGATGGGCGAGGCGACCGAGGCGGACTGGGACACCGAGTACCACGACATGAAGATGTCCGTGCGCGTGGTCGACACGCTGGACGAGGCCATCGACCACGTCAACGAGCACTCGTCGGGTCACTCCGAGGCGATCATCACCGATGACCTGGGCGCAGCAGCACGGTTCACCAAGGAGGTGGACGCGGCCGCAGTACTGGTGAATGCGTCGACCCGCTTCGTGGACGGCGAGGAATTCGGCTTCGGCGCCGAGATCGGGATCTCGACCCAGAAGCTGCATGCGCGGGGCCCGATGGGCCTGCGCCAGCTCACCACCGCCAAGTACGTGGTGATGGGCGACGGCCAGATCCGTACCTGAGCGGGCAAGGCACTCGGTCCTGCCCCGATGCCAGCGTCAACCAGTTGGTCGTGCCTGGACTCGTTCAGGCGGGGAACCAGTTGGCGTGGAAGCCGAAGGGCACGCGGCGGTCGAGCTTGACCGTGGCGATCGGGCCGGCAGCAACGTCCTTCGCATCGAGCACGACCACGTCGGTGCGGTCCGACTCGTCGTAGTACACCGCGTTGACCAGCCAACCGTCGTCTTCCGCGGAGCCGTGCGGGTCCGGCGCGAAGACCGACTCGCCGACGTGGCCGTCGGCGCCGGAGCACCATTCGGTGCGGGTGTCACTGTCCGTGTCGTACTTGACGATCGTGTCGAAGTCGCCCGTGGTGCGACCCTCGGCCACGAACGCCGACATGTAGAGCTTGTCGGTGCGCACACCCTGGTAGTCGTCATTGATGCGGTTGAAGTCGCCGTGCATGTCGTCCATCGGCTCCCACCAGGCCTTGTCGGCGTCGAGGTCGACGTAGAAGTTGGCGGGGCTTCCGGCCTCGTTGCCGGCGATGCGCTCGTCGAGCTCCGCAGTGCCGTCGATGCCGAACTCGGGGTGGGCGAAGCGCGAGCCGTTGAACTGGATCACGTTGCCGTCGGCCCAACCGTTCCAGAAGTGCTGCACGTGGCCGTTCTCGATTTCGTACCACTTGAGGTCCTCGACGTCGCCCATGCGGGGAATGACGCCGATGCGGGTGCCGTTCTCGGGCTTCCAGCTGACCATCGGTCCGTCGCCGAGGCTGTCCATGTTGAACACGATCGGGGAGTCGAGGAACACGGTGTGCTCCTCGGTGATCACGATGTCGTGCATCATCACGGGGGCGGGCAGGTCGATGTCGACCGAGTGGACCAGCGTGCCGGCGGCATCGGCCACGTAGTACCGCAGGTAGGGCGCGAACAGCGAGTAGGCGAAGAAGATCATCTCGCCGGTGCGCGGGTCGATGCGGGGGTGGGCGGTCATGGAGCCCTTGAGGCGGCCGTCGAAGTCCCATTCGCCGACCGTGTCGAGGCCCTCGGTGACCTCGGTCGGCATGCCGCCTTCCCAGAGGGCCAGCCACTTGCCACCGTGGCGGATGATGTGCGTGTTGGCCGGGTTCTTGACCGGGCCGGCATCGCCGGTGAGGTCACGGTCGGGGAAGTGCAGCACGTCGCCCAGGCCGGGGTAGATCGGCTTGCCGAGCTCGATTTCGCGGGTGAGGCCCCGGGAGCGGACCCAGCGGTTGCGGTATGACACGCCTTCGTCGGAGAAGGTGAACCCGTGCATCATGCCGTCGCCGTCGAACATGTGGTAGCGGGTGGTGGGCTCGAACACCGGGTTCGGGCCGTTGCGGATGAACGAGCCACGCAGGCCGGCGGGGATCTCG contains:
- a CDS encoding AAA family ATPase, producing MVASALEPVIASYIGAITGALDAMDDSGFEMEVTNEAFNLSAAMVDADGRHTDDELDALIDVFGPRMPGTDLLRATAADLRGSTLVKGKREWLDSDTELFKLLLDADARDGTSHADDYYEHTMAVAHVIASLDVVTSADELKAIANLRSRLLAGLRGRGDTGVSLKHAVSEPTDRPLEELLAELDDLVGLEAVKDRVHLVADFLRVQQLRSERGLPTIETSHHLVFTGNPGTGKTTVARLLAQVFASLGVVEEGHLVEVDRSGLVAGYVGQTAPKVTAAFDAADEGMLFIDEAYTLVRGGANDFGREAIDQVVKLIEDRRDSVVLVVAGYPAEMDDFLAANPGLRSRLPTVIEFPDYSTDELLAIVNLMGDKQRYHLSDDAESALSALLDSVPRDKGFGNARLARNVYEAAVNRHAARLAAAGLDSPTEEQLTTLEPEDIPPDAESIDDPPQRRKPPEGSTPSEGTR
- a CDS encoding glutamate-5-semialdehyde dehydrogenase → MSPTPIPELARRAKAAARELAKASTDAKNEALLTAADLLEERAADLIVANEADLEAAEANGVAAGLVDRLRLSTDRVAGMAGGLRQVAALADPVGEVLEGWVRPNGLRISQVRVPLGVAAIIYESRPNVTSDAFGLCLKSGNAAFLRGSASAINSNLAIAGVLREAVAKAGLPQDSVIVVDNTSREAAVEFMQQRGYIDVLIPRGGASLIQSILDNATVPYVIDGDGNCHVYVDEAANLESARSIVVNAKTQRTSVCNAAESLVVNSAVAGDFLPELADAMPDVELVGDARARSLVPTMGEATEADWDTEYHDMKMSVRVVDTLDEAIDHVNEHSSGHSEAIITDDLGAAARFTKEVDAAAVLVNASTRFVDGEEFGFGAEIGISTQKLHARGPMGLRQLTTAKYVVMGDGQIRT
- a CDS encoding carotenoid oxygenase family protein, whose product is MTDTFEITGHVTNEGNQPDLSGNLFPVADEVDIARCTVEGEIPAGLRGSFIRNGPNPVFEPTTRYHMFDGDGMMHGFTFSDEGVSYRNRWVRSRGLTREIELGKPIYPGLGDVLHFPDRDLTGDAGPVKNPANTHIIRHGGKWLALWEGGMPTEVTEGLDTVGEWDFDGRLKGSMTAHPRIDPRTGEMIFFAYSLFAPYLRYYVADAAGTLVHSVDIDLPAPVMMHDIVITEEHTVFLDSPIVFNMDSLGDGPMVSWKPENGTRIGVIPRMGDVEDLKWYEIENGHVQHFWNGWADGNVIQFNGSRFAHPEFGIDGTAELDERIAGNEAGSPANFYVDLDADKAWWEPMDDMHGDFNRINDDYQGVRTDKLYMSAFVAEGRTTGDFDTIVKYDTDSDTRTEWCSGADGHVGESVFAPDPHGSAEDDGWLVNAVYYDESDRTDVVVLDAKDVAAGPIATVKLDRRVPFGFHANWFPA